Proteins encoded in a region of the Nicotiana tomentosiformis chromosome 9, ASM39032v3, whole genome shotgun sequence genome:
- the LOC138898583 gene encoding uncharacterized protein: protein MPESSYRPPAIQGPSNGYSGHQGSSSAYFSAMPESSYRPPAIQGSSGGYSGHRDQTSGQQITVPRGCFECGDLSHLIFLDIPPESLGTHVYVSTHVDDFVVVDQIYRSCVVTFCGYETRADLLLLDMTDFKVILGMDWLSPYHSILDCHAKTVTLAMPELPRLEWKGSSVSTYSRVISFMKARHMVEKGCFAYLAYVRDTTAESLTIDSVPVVWELADVFPSDLPGMPPDRDIDFSPFTRLTQKGAQFRWSEDCEASFQKLKTALTTTSVLVLPSSSGMYTVYCDASRIGLGCVLMQEGRVITYASRQLKIYERNYPVHDLELAAIVHALKIWRHYLYGVSCEVKYEHQRPGGLLQQMTIPEWKSERITMDFVVGLPQTLRRFDAVWVIVDRLTKSAHFIPMMTTYTSERLAQIYIQEIVRLHGIPISIILDRGPRFTSHF from the exons atgccagagagttcttaccgacCGCCAGCTATTCAAGGTCCTTCCAATGGGTACTCCGGtcatcagggttcttctagtgcttacttcagtgccatgccagagagttcatatcgcccaccagctattcagggttcttctggtgggtattcaggccatcggGATCAGACTTCAGGGCAGCAGATCACCGTGCCGAGAGgctgttttgagtgcggggatcttaGTCAT CTCATATTTCTGGATATTCCTcctgagtccttgggtactcatgtttatgtgtccactcatgtggacgattttgttgttgtggatcagatctatcggtcctgcGTGGTTACATTTTGTGGATATGAGACTAGGgcagatcttctgttgcttgatatgactgattttaaggtcatcctgggcatggactggctatctcCATATCACTCCATTCttgactgtcatgccaagactgtcaccttagcgatgccagagctgccgaggttggagtggaagggttcatctgtcagtaCATATAGTCGAGTTatatcttttatgaaggctcgacatatggtcgagaagggttgcttcgcttatctagcctatgttcgggatactaccgcagagtctctgacgattgattcagtgccagtagtttggGAGTTAGCCGATGTATTTCCTTcggaccttccaggcatgccaccagatcgtgatattgatttct caccttttactagattgacccagaagggtgctcagttCCGTTGGTCCGaggattgtgaggcgagctttcagaagctcaagacagctttgactacaacatcGGTTCTAGTATTGCCTTctagttcggggatgtatacagtttattgcgacgcttcacgcattggtttgggttgtgtattgatgcaggaggggcgagttattacatatgcttcacgtcagctgaagattTATGAGAGGAATTACCCTGTGCATGACCTAGAgttagccgcgattgttcatgctcttaagatctggaggcattacctttatggggtgtcctgtgag gttaagtatgagcaccagaggccaggaggcctactccagcagatgactatacccgaGTGGAAGtcggagcgcatcactatggacttcgtagttgggttgccgcagactttgcggaggtttgatgcagtttgggtcattgtagacagattgaccaagtcagcacactttattcctatgatgactacataTACCTCAGAGAGATTGGCTCAGATTTAtatccaggagatagttcggcTGCATGGTAttcccatttccatcattttagacAGAGGTCCTCGGTTTACATCACATTTCTGA
- the LOC104117642 gene encoding uncharacterized protein, which produces MKFWDWYLKIAVVSAMIGGSMEFFMIKTGFYDKVTVLEAEKRAWENSPEAKAVRDALNPWRHQDAEATKDS; this is translated from the exons ATGAAATTCTGGGATTGGTATCTGAAAATTGCTGTTGTTTCCGCCATGATTGGAGGTTCCATGGAGTTTTTCATGATCAAAACTGGCTTTT ATGATAAGGTGACTGTTCTAGAGGCAGAAAAGAGAGCCTGGGAAAATTCTCCTGAAGCCAAGGCTGTCAGAGATGCTCTCAATCCATGGAGACATCAGGACGCAGAAGCAACAAAAGATTCTTAG
- the LOC104095537 gene encoding U1 small nuclear ribonucleoprotein C-like isoform X1 yields the protein MPRYYCDYCDTYLTHDSPSVRKQHNAGYKHKANVRSYYLKFEEEQTQILIDQKIKERLGQAAAYQQIGAAYNQHLAAFPGQRPRLPMIPPPMLPVPGAMPPQLVPGARPPILPIPVPGPPGYSAVAPTAPIAGPVPPVSSLLLQPSSLPAPPALHPLAGVPGGAAPPTSGNAPVPATQSIYQPNPNGIAAPSMNATTTS from the exons ATGCCTCG GTATTACTGTGACTACTGCGACACTTACTTGACCCATGATTCC CCTTCTGTCAGAAAACAGCATAATGCCGGTTACAAACACAAG GCCAATGTACGGTCTTATTATCTGAAGTTTGAAGAGGAGCAAACACAGATTCTGATAGATCAGAAAATCAAGGAGCGCCTTGGGCAGGCAGCAGCATACCAGCAAATTGGTGCAGCTTATAATCAACATCTTGCTGCATTCCCTGGTCAACGACCTCGCCTACCGATGATACCACCTCCTATGCTGCCTGTTCCAGGAGCCATGCCCCCACAATTAGTGCCAGGTGCCAGACCTCCCATTTTGCCAATTCCTGTTCCTGGTCCTCCAG GTTATTCCGCGGTTGCTCCAACTGCACCAATTGCAGGACCGGTGCCACCTGTTTCATCCTTGCTGCTGCAACCCAGTTCTCTTCCCGCTCCTCCTGCACTGCACCCCCTTGCAGGTGTTCCAGGTGGAGCGGCTCCACCTACTTCAGGCAATGCCCCTGTTCCTGCCACACAATCAATCTACCAGCCAAATCCCAATGGAATTGCCGCCCCTTCTATGAATGCTACAACTACCAGCTAG
- the LOC104095537 gene encoding U1 small nuclear ribonucleoprotein C-like isoform X2, which yields MPRYYCDYCDTYLTHDSPSVRKQHNAGYKHKANVRSYYLKFEEEQTQILIDQKIKERLGQAAAYQQIGAAYNQHLAAFPGQRPRLPMIPPPMLPVPGAMPPQLVPGARPPILPIPVPGPPG from the exons ATGCCTCG GTATTACTGTGACTACTGCGACACTTACTTGACCCATGATTCC CCTTCTGTCAGAAAACAGCATAATGCCGGTTACAAACACAAG GCCAATGTACGGTCTTATTATCTGAAGTTTGAAGAGGAGCAAACACAGATTCTGATAGATCAGAAAATCAAGGAGCGCCTTGGGCAGGCAGCAGCATACCAGCAAATTGGTGCAGCTTATAATCAACATCTTGCTGCATTCCCTGGTCAACGACCTCGCCTACCGATGATACCACCTCCTATGCTGCCTGTTCCAGGAGCCATGCCCCCACAATTAGTGCCAGGTGCCAGACCTCCCATTTTGCCAATTCCTGTTCCTGGTCCTCCAG GTTGA